Proteins encoded in a region of the Pseudothermotoga elfii DSM 9442 = NBRC 107921 genome:
- a CDS encoding class I SAM-dependent methyltransferase: MSGYYSLKDQHVEIKFESEDERVLIICSGGEDVFTKLLKERAVFITHEEDLLKSADQRSLRLLMNPTKLTFAPESFDTVVCFFTFFYFPKYKAIFENVNRVLKRWGKLLVWDVTIPKKVSHKSFFAVPLLIDDGLEMVKVVNVTKWKFEQSSGMIKKIARESGFKLVKEQTFNQVFHLEFSKISDMK, encoded by the coding sequence ATGAGCGGATATTATAGTCTTAAAGATCAGCATGTGGAGATCAAATTTGAATCTGAAGATGAAAGAGTTCTCATAATTTGCAGTGGTGGTGAAGATGTATTCACAAAATTGCTGAAAGAAAGGGCGGTATTTATTACTCACGAAGAAGATTTGTTGAAAAGTGCCGATCAAAGATCTTTAAGACTTCTTATGAATCCAACTAAATTGACATTTGCACCTGAGAGTTTTGATACAGTTGTGTGTTTCTTTACGTTCTTTTATTTTCCAAAGTATAAAGCGATTTTTGAAAATGTAAATCGGGTTTTGAAAAGGTGGGGTAAGTTACTTGTGTGGGATGTTACGATACCTAAGAAAGTCAGCCATAAGAGTTTTTTTGCTGTTCCGCTTCTAATAGATGATGGACTGGAAATGGTTAAAGTGGTGAATGTAACCAAATGGAAATTCGAGCAAAGTTCTGGTATGATCAAAAAAATAGCAAGAGAAAGTGGGTTTAAACTTGTAAAGGAACAAACATTCAACCAGGTTTTTCACCTGGAATTTTCCAAAATTTCCGACATGAAATAA